The genomic segment CGCGCTGTTGTTGTCAAGGGTGATGGTACGGATATTTTAGCATCCCCAGTAAATCTGCATGTACCGATCGTGAACGCTTCAGGAAGAAGTGCTGAGGAAGTTGTCGAAGTTTTAAGGGATAGGCTGTCCTAGTTTTTTCAAGTTAACGGCGTGTATTTAAACAACACGCCGTTTTTAATGGTTACATATGTGACGGATTGGATATGATTACCATATATTACGATAGAGACTTCTTTATCGTTTGAATTGTTTGGAAATCAGTCTGCTAGTCAATAGCTTTCTTATGAAAGGAGAGATCAGAATGGGTTTTGGGTTCATTCCTTTCGGTCTTGGCCTCGGTGTAGGTTTTGGCCTAGGAGCTTTAACTTCTCCAGGTAGATATCCTTACCCTTATCCAGGATATTATGGGTATGGATATCCCCCTATGCCGTATGGAGGGTATTCTTATCGTTATCCTTATGGTTATTAGTAAAAAAGAGAAGAATAGCATAAAACAGTTAAGAAAAGGGAAGCAGAGGCTTCCCTTTCCTTAAGGTTCAGAGTATATTTGATAAGGAAACTTATATCATCGAAAGCGAGGATCAGACTTGAGCGAGGTAAAGGTGTACTTAACCCAGAATAGACGTAAACGATTAGAACAAGGGCATCCTTGGATCTATAAAAGTGAGATAGCTAAAATAGAGGGCGAGCCAAGCGATGAACAGGATTGTGTGGATGTTTTAAACCATGCAGGGTATTTTTTAGCGCAGGGCTTATATAACCCAAATTCACAAATCGCTGTTCGTATTCTATCGTATCATCCTGAAGAGATTAATCCTGCCTGGTTTTATGAAAGAGTAAATAAGGCTTGGCAAAGGAGAAAATGGTTATTGCCTGATGTAACCTCCTGCCGTGTTATTTATGGCGAAGCTGATTTTTTACCAGGTGTTATTGTCGATAAATATGAAGATGTTTTAGTGGTGCAAATCGTATTCCGTGGAATGGATCTGCGGAGAGAGTGGTTGTTTCAAGCGCTGAGAGACGTATTTCAGCCCCTGGGAATATATGAACGGAGCGATGTCGCGGTTCGTGAACTCGAGGGTTTAGAACAACGCACAGGCTTTGTCGGTGAACCGTTCGATACGGTCGTTACAGTAGAAGAGAATGGAATTAAACTTACGGTAGATGTTGCTGAAGGTCAAAAGACTGGGTACTTCTTCGATCAGCGTGAAAATCGTGCTTCGTTGCAACCCTTAATGAAGGGATGGGGAGAGCGGAGAGGAGTTCAGATTAAGGAGTTCGTCCCTTATGATAAAAAAGGGAAGGAAATTAAAAATCCTTTCTGGGATGGAGCAGAAGTTCTCGATTGTTTTTCGCATACAGGCTCCTTTATGCTTCATGCATGTCACTATGGGGCTAAAAAAGTAACCTGTGTTGATATCTCCGAACGGGCGATAGAGATGGCTCACCATAATGCCTTGCAAAATGGTTTCTTGCACCGGACAGATTTTGTCGAGGCCAATGTTTTCGATTATTTAAGAGAGCAGGTAAAGGAAGAAAAATCATGGGATATCGTAATTCTTGATCCTCCTGCATTCGCTAAGAGCCGCAAGACCTTACCCGGGGCTATACGCGGTTATAAAGAAATTAACCTTCAAGGTTTAAAACTTGTGAGACCCGGAGGAATTTTGGTGACCGCCTCTTGTTCTTATCATCTGAGCGAAGAGGATTTCATGAATATGATTTCTAAGGCAGCGGTCGATGCTAAAAAAGTCCTCCGCCTTATTGAATTCCGCAGAGCAGGAAAGGATCATCCGATCTTGTTAGGAAGTCCAGAGACAAATTATTTGAAATTCGCAATTTTTGAAGTTTTTGATCGTTCGTAATTATCAGAATGAAGCAAATATCTTTGCAAAAAAGAATGTGAGGAATATAATAAAGATAACTTGAGATTTGAGGAGGTAGGAATATGGCAGATGAACAATATGAGATTATTTGTGATCGGCTACGGGATAATTCCTATAAATTAACTCCTCAGCGTCAAACCATTTTAAGGACTTTCTTAGACAATGCGGATCGACATTTGAGTGCGGAAGATGTATATTCACTCGTTAAGCACGAATATCCCGATATGGGATTGGCAACCGTGTATCGTACGTTAGACTTATTGGCTGAGCTGGGGATCTTGCAAAAGAATGATTTCGGTGATGGTCGTAGTCGCTATGAATTTGCGCGTAAGGATTTACATCATCATCACCATTTGATTTGTTTAAATTGCGGGGAAGTTTCAGAGTTTGATGACGATCTCTTGGAATCGTTAGAAGCTGTAATATTAAAACGAAATCATTTTAAAGTTGTCGATCATAATCTCAAATTTCTTGGATATTGCCGGAAATGTCAAAGCACGTTGGAATAGACGTGCTTTTTTGCTGGAATTAAGCGCAATTTAAATAAAGGGAATATATACCAAAAGGCGAATCTCTTTTACTATAATATGGTAAAGGAGCGACGCCCTATGTTTCCTCTAACAACCCCTCGGAAAGTTTCTTGGCAAAGAAAATCTTCCTGGATCACTCGATTCGAAAATTGGAGTCTGAATTTTTCTGGGAACTTGGAAAAGGCAATCAGAAATTGGCTACAGCTCCTTGAGAATGAATCCAGTCGACCTCAACTTCAAATTGTCGAAAATCTTATTGATCATGCTGTCTTTCAAGAAGCTAGGGATTATCTCGAAAAATTCATCGGTCAAGATGATAGTCAAGATGCTGAGCTTTATTATTTGCAAGCTCGTTGCTTTGTTGCTCAAGGTCTGTTAAATGAAGCGGCAGACGGGATTAAGAAGGCTTTAGATAGGGAGCCGTACAATGCTGCTTTTTTAGAACTTCAAGCCGATATCGTATTAGAGCAAGGAGATTGGGAAGCGGCTATTGAAGTTTTGAATAAGGCGATTCGGACTAATCCTCAAAATACGGATATGCTTTTCCGGCTGGGTACTATCTATACATTCCATGGAGATCACCTTGAAGCTTTACGTTGTTATCAAGGATGCTGTGAAATAAAACCTCGACGAGCAGAATATTGGGAAATGAAAGCGGAGAGTCATCTGCAATTAAAGCAGATGGCGCAAGCAGCAGTCAGTTTTGATCGAGCACTTCGTTATGGTGTTAATCCGGATATTGTTGCTCGTTTAGCCTATTGCTATGTACAACTAAATGAGTTAAAGAAAGGCATTCATTATTTCAAAATGGTGTTGAAGTATGAACCCGATCATTATGATACGCTTTGTAATTTAGCGGCTGTTTATCAAAATATGGGTCAGTCTCTAGACGCTTTACATTTTCAAGAAAAAGCGTATTCTCTCTGTAAAAGTGATCCTATTTTGCTGAACAATATGGCCTACACATTGGTTCAACTAGGTAGGTCGCGTAAGGCAACGGAATATTATCATGAGGCATTAAAACTCACTCAGGAAAATCCGTTAATTCTTTATAATTTGGCAGTGTGTCATGCTCAAAAAGGGAATTGGGAAGCGGGTATAGGTACTTTGGAGCTTTTACTTCAAATTGAGCCAGAACATACTGAAGGATGGGCCTTACTTGGCAATATTTATGAACAGCGTTCAGAATATGAGCAGGCTATTGACTGTTTCAACCGAGCTTTGAAATTAGCTTAAATCAGCTTACTTTTGGAGTGCTTTTCTTCTTTAATTTTGGTAGTGAAGGAAAGCACTTTGTTTTTGCGCGCTAATCGTTTCCTTTTCCTGTCGGAAATGATAAAATAGAATACGTAAGCTTGAAATAATAAAAAGAAAATAAAGATAATTCAAAAAGTTTTAAAAGTGCGAGGTGAGACGATCTTGGGTTTTGATATTGATAAAATTGAACAAGCTGTCTCTATGATTCTGGAGGCAATAGGTGAGGATCCAGAACGAGAAGGGTTACGTGATACGCCGAAACGTGTAGCTCGTATGTATGCTGAAGTTTTCGCAGGATTACACGAGGATCCCAGCCAACATTTAAAAGTTCAATTTTCAGAAGACCACGAAGAGATGGTTCTTGTGAAAGATATTCCTGTATATTCTATGTGTGAACACCATCTTGTTCCGTTTTACGGTAAAGCGCATGTCGCTTATATTCCACGAAAAGGAAAAGTGACAGGACTTTCGAAATTAGCAAGAGTCGTTGAGGGATTTGCAAAACGACCGCAACTGCAAGAACGACTAACCTCCCAGATTGCCGATTCAATTATGAATATGCTAGAACCAAGAGGTGTTTTAGTTGTCATCGAAGCTGAGCATATGTGTATGACCATGCGGGGAGTTAAAAAACCAGGTTCGAGCACCATTACTTCGGCAGTTCGGGGGATATTCAAAACAAGTCCAGTCACGCGTTCAGAAGCTTTTTCTTTAATTGAACATAAATAGGATATACTAGGGTTAGCTAACGTCTGAGAAGAGGGAAATTAATGGAACAAGAAAAAGGGAAACTAGAATTAGTTGCGACACAACGGATTCAGGCCCATCCAGAAATGTATAAGGTTGTGGATTTTCTCAACAAAAATTTAAAAGAACATCATTTAATGTTTGGATTAACCAAGAAAGAAGAAAGTATGGTCATTTCCATCTATGAAGTTGAATAACGATGCAACAATGAGGTCGAAAATGCATATTTTACTGACTAATGATGATGGCCTTTTTGCTAAAGGATTGCAAACCCTTTGGCAGGTTTTGGCTGAGGATGATTCCTTTGAGATATCTGCAGTTGCACCAGAAAGTCAGAAATCGGCAACAGGGCACTCAATCACTCTTGCAGAGCCGATTTTCGTCACGGAATATCAAAAGAAGGGCCAAAAAGGGTTTGCAGTCCGTGGCAATCCTGCTGACTGTGTGAAACTTGCGCTTCAAGGAGAGATCATAGCGAGACCTGATCTTGTTATTTCAGGAATCAATAATGGGCCCAATCTCGGAACTGATGTTTTTTATTCAGGAACGGTTTCAGCTGCGATGGAAGGTGTTTTATTAGGTGTTCCTGCGATAGCCGTGTCATTGGCAAGTTTTGCCGAAGATAATTTCGAAGATGCGGCACATTTTGTTCGTCATTTTTTAAGCCAAAAGAACTTCACTGAGGTTGGACTTCTTAATATTAATATTCCAGCTCTTCCGAAGAAAGATTGGAAGGGAATTAAATATACGAAGTTAGGTAAGGCTGTTTATCAAAATGTCTTTGAGCATCGCTTAGACCCCCGTGGTCGGTCATATTTCTGGCAAGCTGGTTCTTTGTCGCCAGAAACCGATCCGGAAACTGATCTTTATGCTATTCAAAAAGAATATGTCTCGATAACGCCGATGCATTCTGATCTTACAGATTATCGTAAACTCAACAATATGACTTAAAAGAAGAAGGAGTACTGTTTTACAGTACTCCTTCCTTCGCTTCAGTTTTATAAACCGCTTTTGAGGCTTTCTTCAGCTCTTCGAATCATGGCTTTGACCATGCTCCCACCAATTCGCCCTCCAACATGTCCGCATTCTCTGGAGGTCATGTTAGCCCAACCTTGAGATTGTATTTTCTCGGTTAGACCTAATTCAGAAGCTACCTCGTATTTGAATTCGTCCAAAACAGATTGGGGCAAAATGCCAGAATTTTGATTTTTACGACTCATTTTATGAAGCACTTCCTTTCCTCTGTTTTTTGGAACATTTTTATTTTAACCAAAAGCGGTTCTATTATGGTACAAAAAATCTGGGGATTTTGATGCTAAATGTTATTGGAGGAAGATGTCATGATTATTGGAGTATTTTTGTTTTACTTCCTACTCTTTATATTTGTTTTTTCTTCTCCAGAAAAATGGAAGCAAAAAGATAAGCGCCTTAATCGTCTTTTTGTTTTTCCCGCACTTGTTGCATTACTTATGACTTTACTTACAGTAGTAAAAGTCTTTTTCATTTATAAGATTTTTATCCTTCTTTTTGCAGGATTTACACTTCTGTTAGGTTACTGGCAATGGGGGAATCAGTTTAAAAACTGGTGGAATCATTAGGAAGAAATATATTTACCTATCCAGGGTAATCTCCGCAGATCCGCAAGTGTTATTCCGCCATTCAAAAGCAGGATGGTTAAATAACAGCCTAAGCCTAAGAAAATTTGAATTAAAATAATCCAAGGTTGGGTAAAAATACTTAACAACCGAAAGAGGAACATCATGGCAATTCCTGCGCTGAGGGGTTGGAGGAGAAAACGGGGCATGTCTATCATCATTCCTGTATATCGAATGAGAGCGCCAAGATTTAGAAGAGCCATGATGATGTATCCGACGACATAGGCCGCAGCTGTGCCATTCAGTCCCCACGTGGCTTGCGCAGTTAAGTAATATAGAATCGGAATGCGAAGCAGAGCAGAGATAATGGAATGAAATACGGGGAGATAAAATTTACCAAGTCCCTGAAGAATGCCTGTGGTGGTCTGTTGGAGATAAGAAAAGATTCCTCCTAAGGCAAGAATCCTAAGGATGGGAGCGACACTTGCACTCTTGAAGAATGCGGTTAAAGGGATCGCAAAATAAAAGAGAATGAGCAAACAGGGAATACCGATAAGGATCGTTAAACGGATGGCCTCAGAACTCCGTGCTTTAACGACTTGGTATTGATTGCGAGCGGAGGCTTCAGAAATCGCAGGGACCAATGAAGTCGCTAAGGCGAAAGTAAACACGCTAGGAAAGGAGAATAAGGTAAAGGCTGCTCCTCCGAGTTGTCCAAATAATGTTGTGGCTTCACGAGCTGTGTATCCTGCGATCTGTAAGCGCTGGGGGATAAGCATCGCATCGAGCGAGGATAATCCTGTGGAGATGAGGCGTCCTGCGGTAACTGGAGAAGATAAAGTAAAAAGCTCTTTGAGAATATGAACCGAATGGGTCGGGGGTTCAGATTTCGAGAGTTTTATTTTTTTTACCCGATATAGAATAGAAATAATGATTAGCCCCATCAATTCCCCGGCCAGCATACCAAGGGCTAAGCCAGCGGCAGCCCATTCTGCACCACGGGGAGATAGAAATAAGGCTGACGAAAAACCGACACCGACGCGAACGATTTGTTCACAGATCTGGCTTAGTGCTGTTGGCATCATGTTTTGGACTCCTTGGAAATAGCCGCGAAACGCTGAAGAAATTGAAACGATAAAAATTGCAGGGGTACAGACAAGAAAGACTCTCAAAACGCGAGGGTCAGGGAAGAGTCGGTGAGCAAGATAGGGAGAAAGATAATAAAGGGACAATGCCACGATTCCGCCCGATATCGTTAAAAAGGTAAGAGCTAACCGAAAAATGTGTTGGGCCCGGGCTACTCGGTTCAGAGAGAGAGCCTCTGAAATCATTTTTGAAACGGCAATGGGAATTCCGGCAGTGGTGAGAACAAGCGCCATCATGTAAACAGGAAAGACCATATTGAATAATCCATAGGCCTCTCCACCGATATGGGTCATGATGAGATATTGGTAAACAAAACCTAAAATACGGTTAAGGAGATTGGCGGCAAACAAAATTGCTGCACCATAGACGAAAGTGCGTTTGACCATTTATTCCCTCCATTTTTTGGGCCTGACTATGTATAAATTTATGCCTGGAAAGGAAAATCCATGACAAGAGAAAATTCTTGCAAAGGAAAGAGCGCAAACAGGATTTTAAGATAAAGATGGAGAAATACTCTTTACAATTATCCATAGATAACGGATATTTTGGTAAAGATTAGGGCATTCTATTTTAGAATTGGAGGCGTCTATATGTGGCAACTCATCCGGAATGCCCAGATTTATACACCAGAACCTAGTGAGGCGCATGATCTTCTTATCGTGGGTGAACAGGTAGCCGCGATCGGAAATAATTTGAGTCTTCCTCCTTATGTGGAGGGGCAAGTTTTCGACCTGCAGGGTCAATGGATTGTACCCGGTTTCATCGATGCGCATGTCCATATCTGTGGAGGAGGAGGAGAGGCTGGTCCAAATTCGAGGACACCAGAGATTCAACTTTCACAATTAACTCAAGCCGGTATTACAACGGTTGTGGGTTGTTTAGGTACAGATGCAATTTCCCGCTCAATGGAGGAACTCTTAGTTAAAGCACGAGCTCTAGAAGAAGAAGGATTAACCACATTTGTGTACAGTGGGGCTTATCAAGCGGACTGTACTTTGCTTGCTAATTTGCGCATGGATTTAGTGCTAATTGATAAAGTAATTGGTGCTGGCGAGATCGCGATCTCTGATCACCGTTCTGCTCAACCTCAACTCGCTGATCTTGAACGTCTAGCAGCAGAAACCCGTGTCGGGGGAATGCTTGGTGGTAAGGCAGGCGTTGTCCATCTTCATCTTGGCGAAGGTAAAAGAGGGATTGAACCCATTCGACAAATTGTTGAAGAAACAGAAATTCCGATTATCCAATTTATGCCGACTCATATGAACAGGACTTATTCCTTATTGGAACAAGGGTTAGAACTCCTAAAAGCGGGTGGGAATATAGATTTAACTGCAGGTTGCGATGATTTTCCGGAGGAACTTCAGGTTCCTCATGTCTTATATCTCTTGTCTGAGCGTAAACTATTAAATGATCGTGTGACCGTAACTTCTGATGGAAATGGAAGCATGCCTCAATATAATGACCACGGAGAGCTAGTCGGGATGGGAATTGGTTCAGTTCGTGTCTTGTGGAGAGATATTCGTGAAGCAGTGCAACGTTATAATCTTTCATTGGAAGTTGCCTTACGAGCCATAACTTCGAATCCAGCTCTTGTCTTGAAACTTCCCCGAAAAGGTTTGATTCGTCCAGGCTTTGATGCAGATTTAGTCGTTTTAGACCCTAATCTCGAGATACAGCACGTTTGGGCGAGAGGAAAACTTATGGTTCAAAATAATAACCCTATCGTCTTTGGTCGTTATGAAAAAGCATTAAGCGAAAACTATCAAAATCTTAAAATCACTGAGTCTATCCAGGGTTAAACTCATTTATCTTCAGACGGAATAAACTCCTAAGATCAGGAAGAAAAAGGGAAACCTTTTCTGAATAAAATGTCAAGGAGATGATTGTCTTGAAGGATTATGAAACGCTTAATTTGCGGAATGTGTGTCTGGTTGGCCATGGTGGTTCAGGAAAAACGTCTTTAACTGAAGCTTTTTTGTTTAACTCAGGCTCTATATCCCGAATGGGAAAAGTTATGGAAGGCAATACGACTTCGGATTTTTTGCCTGAAGAAATTAAACATAAGGTTTCAATCAGTACAAGTCACGTTCCGGTGGAATGGCAAAAAATTAAGATTAACGTTCTGGATACCCCAGGGTACTCCGATTTTTTTGGTGAAGTTAAATCTGCTCTTCGGGTTGTCGAGAGCGGGGTGCTTGTTCTTTGCGGTGTTTCAGGGATTGAAGTGCAAACAGAAATCCTGATGGACTTAATGGAAGAACAAAAGCTACCCCGTCTTCTTTTTATCAATAAACTTGAGCGTGAAAATGCGAATTACTCGAAAGTAATTGAACAATTAAGAGAAAAATTTCCTCAGACACATTTTGCATCTTTGCAAATTCCAATTGGGCAGGAAGGTGAAATTCAAGGGGTCATCGATATCGTTGAACAGAAAGCGTATTACTATGAAAATAATGCGAGCGGAAAGTATACAGTAAAGGACGTTCCTGTCGAATATCAAGATGAAATGGAGCAGTTAAGGGAAGGATTAGCTGAAGCCGTTGCAGAGGCAGATGATGATATCCTTACAAAATATTTAGACGGTCAGTCTTTAAATGATGAAGAACTGCAGAGGGCGCTAAAGGGTGCCTTTGCGCAAAACCTGGTCGTCCCAATTTTAGCGGGATCAGCTGTTAAGAATATTGGAATATTCAACCTTCTTAACTTCTTTGCTAAGATTGCTCCTGCACCCCAAGTGCAAGATGAAAGGTGTGCTTTGGTTTTTAAGACGCTTGCTGATCCCTATGTTGGAAAGATGAACTTTTTACGTGTTTATGGAGGCAATTTTAAGACCGATCAGTTGATCTATAACGCCACACGAAATACTGAAGAAAAATTAGGGAATCCCTTTTTGCTTAAAGGAAAAAATCAGGAACCCGTTTCGCTCATCGCAGCGGGAGATATTGCTGTTGTTGCTAAACTTCAAGACTTAGGAACAGGAGATACACTCTGTTCGAGGGAAAATCCAGTACAACTGCGCGGGATAGACTTCCCAGAGCCTCGTCTTGCCGTCACGATCGAACCGAAAAGTAAAGGGGATGAGGATAAAGTAGGGAGTGCCCTAACTCGTTTAGCTGAAGAAGATCCAACGATGCGTACGGAAAAAAACATTGAAACAAAGGAACTTTTGTTATTTGGTATAGGAGAGATGCACCTTGAAATTCTCCTGGAGAAATTGCAACGTAAATTTGGCGTAACCGTCAAGACTCGCGTGCCTAAAGTAGCTTATCGGGAAACCATTCGGAAGCCAATCAAAGTGGAGGGTAAACATAAAAAACAAAGTGGTGGCCATGGTCAATACGGACATGTGTGGTTAACCCTTGAACCGTTAACTGACGGTGAGTTTGTCTTTGCAGAAGAAGTATTTGGTGGCTCTGTACCAAAACAATATTTTCCAGCCGTAGAAAAAGGAATCCGAGAAGCGATGACCGAGGGGAGCTTGGCAGGATTTCCTGTTACAGGTTTAAAGGCGATTCTTAATGATGGCTCCTACCATAGCGTCGACTCTTCAGAAATGGCTTTTAAACTGGCAGCCACCATAGCCTTCAAAAAGGGGACGGAATTAGCACACCCTGTGCTATTGGAACCCATTGCAGAGGTCGAAGTAAGCGTCCCTGAAGTGTTTATGGGGGACGTTATTGGCGATTTAAATAGTAAAAGGGGAAGGGTACTTGGAATGGAAGCTGATGGCAAGTACCAAAGGATTCGTGCCCATGTTCCTCAATCAGAAATGATGCGATATGCGATTGACCTCAAATCCTTAACCCAGGGAAGAGGAAGTTTCACTATTGAATTTCTTAAATATGAAGAAGTTCCCCCGAAAATCAGTGAATCAATTATTAGTCAGCTTAAGACAGCTTCAGGACAAATGAGATAGAACAGAAAGATTTATAAAAAAGAAGCTCTTGTCATCATAATGAGGCAAGAGCTTCTTTTTAAATTCCTTGCTAAAGCATAAATATTAAAATTAATCCCATAATACAGAAAATTTTAATTTTAAGAAAGGACAATAATCTGTATGTGGCGAATATTCGAATAATTAGATATAGTCATTAATGAATTTTTCATAGATAGAGAATTTGGAGGGGTTAAGGTGTCTCAAAAAGTCCGTGTAGGAATTATCGGTGCAGGAAAAGGAGGAACCTCAGTTTATAAAATGTTGCGAGCGATTGAGAATGTTGAAATTGTAATAGTTTGCGATATTCGGGTCAATGCACCTGGAATTGTGCTCGCTTGTCAGGACGGAATTAAGGCCAGTAAAACCATTGAAGAGTTTTGTCAACAAGATATGGATGTTATTATCGAAGCAACAGGCTTACCTGAGGTACAACAAAAGATAGAGCATTTGAAAGCAACTCATACCTCTGTTATGGAAGCTGAAGGAGCCAATTTGATGATGCATCTAATTGAGGAGAAGGTGAAGTTTTCTGAAATAAAACATTTTCAGGAAAGTCGACTCAATGAAATCACCACAAGCACGTTCACGTTTGATGATATCATCGGATGTCATCCTGATTTTGAACGTTCTGTAACTTTGGCAAGAAAAGCCGCTAAAAGCAATTCTACGGTATTGATTCTTGGAGAAAGTGGGACGGGAAAAGAACTTTTCGCTCATGCCATCCACAGTGCCAGTCAAAGAAGTGAGAAATCTTT from the Desulfitobacterium metallireducens DSM 15288 genome contains:
- a CDS encoding YkuS family protein — protein: MYKKIAVEEGLSNVVQALHASGFHTTSLEEDDLKNVRAVVVKGDGTDILASPVNLHVPIVNASGRSAEEVVEVLRDRLS
- a CDS encoding class I SAM-dependent rRNA methyltransferase translates to MSEVKVYLTQNRRKRLEQGHPWIYKSEIAKIEGEPSDEQDCVDVLNHAGYFLAQGLYNPNSQIAVRILSYHPEEINPAWFYERVNKAWQRRKWLLPDVTSCRVIYGEADFLPGVIVDKYEDVLVVQIVFRGMDLRREWLFQALRDVFQPLGIYERSDVAVRELEGLEQRTGFVGEPFDTVVTVEENGIKLTVDVAEGQKTGYFFDQRENRASLQPLMKGWGERRGVQIKEFVPYDKKGKEIKNPFWDGAEVLDCFSHTGSFMLHACHYGAKKVTCVDISERAIEMAHHNALQNGFLHRTDFVEANVFDYLREQVKEEKSWDIVILDPPAFAKSRKTLPGAIRGYKEINLQGLKLVRPGGILVTASCSYHLSEEDFMNMISKAAVDAKKVLRLIEFRRAGKDHPILLGSPETNYLKFAIFEVFDRS
- a CDS encoding Fur family transcriptional regulator — translated: MADEQYEIICDRLRDNSYKLTPQRQTILRTFLDNADRHLSAEDVYSLVKHEYPDMGLATVYRTLDLLAELGILQKNDFGDGRSRYEFARKDLHHHHHLICLNCGEVSEFDDDLLESLEAVILKRNHFKVVDHNLKFLGYCRKCQSTLE
- a CDS encoding tetratricopeptide repeat protein, translating into MFPLTTPRKVSWQRKSSWITRFENWSLNFSGNLEKAIRNWLQLLENESSRPQLQIVENLIDHAVFQEARDYLEKFIGQDDSQDAELYYLQARCFVAQGLLNEAADGIKKALDREPYNAAFLELQADIVLEQGDWEAAIEVLNKAIRTNPQNTDMLFRLGTIYTFHGDHLEALRCYQGCCEIKPRRAEYWEMKAESHLQLKQMAQAAVSFDRALRYGVNPDIVARLAYCYVQLNELKKGIHYFKMVLKYEPDHYDTLCNLAAVYQNMGQSLDALHFQEKAYSLCKSDPILLNNMAYTLVQLGRSRKATEYYHEALKLTQENPLILYNLAVCHAQKGNWEAGIGTLELLLQIEPEHTEGWALLGNIYEQRSEYEQAIDCFNRALKLA
- the folE gene encoding GTP cyclohydrolase I FolE, with the protein product MGFDIDKIEQAVSMILEAIGEDPEREGLRDTPKRVARMYAEVFAGLHEDPSQHLKVQFSEDHEEMVLVKDIPVYSMCEHHLVPFYGKAHVAYIPRKGKVTGLSKLARVVEGFAKRPQLQERLTSQIADSIMNMLEPRGVLVVIEAEHMCMTMRGVKKPGSSTITSAVRGIFKTSPVTRSEAFSLIEHK
- a CDS encoding YpmA family protein, giving the protein MEQEKGKLELVATQRIQAHPEMYKVVDFLNKNLKEHHLMFGLTKKEESMVISIYEVE
- the surE gene encoding 5'/3'-nucleotidase SurE, translating into MHILLTNDDGLFAKGLQTLWQVLAEDDSFEISAVAPESQKSATGHSITLAEPIFVTEYQKKGQKGFAVRGNPADCVKLALQGEIIARPDLVISGINNGPNLGTDVFYSGTVSAAMEGVLLGVPAIAVSLASFAEDNFEDAAHFVRHFLSQKNFTEVGLLNINIPALPKKDWKGIKYTKLGKAVYQNVFEHRLDPRGRSYFWQAGSLSPETDPETDLYAIQKEYVSITPMHSDLTDYRKLNNMT
- a CDS encoding alpha/beta-type small acid-soluble spore protein, encoding MSRKNQNSGILPQSVLDEFKYEVASELGLTEKIQSQGWANMTSRECGHVGGRIGGSMVKAMIRRAEESLKSGL
- a CDS encoding putative polysaccharide biosynthesis protein, which produces MVKRTFVYGAAILFAANLLNRILGFVYQYLIMTHIGGEAYGLFNMVFPVYMMALVLTTAGIPIAVSKMISEALSLNRVARAQHIFRLALTFLTISGGIVALSLYYLSPYLAHRLFPDPRVLRVFLVCTPAIFIVSISSAFRGYFQGVQNMMPTALSQICEQIVRVGVGFSSALFLSPRGAEWAAAGLALGMLAGELMGLIIISILYRVKKIKLSKSEPPTHSVHILKELFTLSSPVTAGRLISTGLSSLDAMLIPQRLQIAGYTAREATTLFGQLGGAAFTLFSFPSVFTFALATSLVPAISEASARNQYQVVKARSSEAIRLTILIGIPCLLILFYFAIPLTAFFKSASVAPILRILALGGIFSYLQQTTTGILQGLGKFYLPVFHSIISALLRIPILYYLTAQATWGLNGTAAAYVVGYIIMALLNLGALIRYTGMMIDMPRFLLQPLSAGIAMMFLFRLLSIFTQPWIILIQIFLGLGCYLTILLLNGGITLADLRRLPWIGKYISS
- the iadA gene encoding beta-aspartyl-peptidase; the protein is MWQLIRNAQIYTPEPSEAHDLLIVGEQVAAIGNNLSLPPYVEGQVFDLQGQWIVPGFIDAHVHICGGGGEAGPNSRTPEIQLSQLTQAGITTVVGCLGTDAISRSMEELLVKARALEEEGLTTFVYSGAYQADCTLLANLRMDLVLIDKVIGAGEIAISDHRSAQPQLADLERLAAETRVGGMLGGKAGVVHLHLGEGKRGIEPIRQIVEETEIPIIQFMPTHMNRTYSLLEQGLELLKAGGNIDLTAGCDDFPEELQVPHVLYLLSERKLLNDRVTVTSDGNGSMPQYNDHGELVGMGIGSVRVLWRDIREAVQRYNLSLEVALRAITSNPALVLKLPRKGLIRPGFDADLVVLDPNLEIQHVWARGKLMVQNNNPIVFGRYEKALSENYQNLKITESIQG
- the fusA gene encoding elongation factor G, with protein sequence MKDYETLNLRNVCLVGHGGSGKTSLTEAFLFNSGSISRMGKVMEGNTTSDFLPEEIKHKVSISTSHVPVEWQKIKINVLDTPGYSDFFGEVKSALRVVESGVLVLCGVSGIEVQTEILMDLMEEQKLPRLLFINKLERENANYSKVIEQLREKFPQTHFASLQIPIGQEGEIQGVIDIVEQKAYYYENNASGKYTVKDVPVEYQDEMEQLREGLAEAVAEADDDILTKYLDGQSLNDEELQRALKGAFAQNLVVPILAGSAVKNIGIFNLLNFFAKIAPAPQVQDERCALVFKTLADPYVGKMNFLRVYGGNFKTDQLIYNATRNTEEKLGNPFLLKGKNQEPVSLIAAGDIAVVAKLQDLGTGDTLCSRENPVQLRGIDFPEPRLAVTIEPKSKGDEDKVGSALTRLAEEDPTMRTEKNIETKELLLFGIGEMHLEILLEKLQRKFGVTVKTRVPKVAYRETIRKPIKVEGKHKKQSGGHGQYGHVWLTLEPLTDGEFVFAEEVFGGSVPKQYFPAVEKGIREAMTEGSLAGFPVTGLKAILNDGSYHSVDSSEMAFKLAATIAFKKGTELAHPVLLEPIAEVEVSVPEVFMGDVIGDLNSKRGRVLGMEADGKYQRIRAHVPQSEMMRYAIDLKSLTQGRGSFTIEFLKYEEVPPKISESIISQLKTASGQMR